One stretch of Halapricum desulfuricans DNA includes these proteins:
- a CDS encoding thiamine ABC transporter substrate-binding protein, whose amino-acid sequence MRRRTFLRTAGVGSVVALAGCAGDGDQNGTPSDTQQDGTSGDGPQNGTTTTGNRERTLTVATYSSFTGDDTAGNYLKSAFEDERDGVTVEFEVPENGLNQYILQKQQGSNVSADMYVGLNTAELVRAEDGLDAELFLDSRGELDRADAIKPDLEIDPEGRAVTYDTGYITLVYDEDEVDPPATFDELLEPAYEDALITQNAQQSDPGRAFLLWTIADQGEDEYLDYWQGLLDNGVRILSDWEPAYNAYLDGSAPMVVSYSTDQVYYHGPDVDMSRHQVGFIEDQGYANPEAMARFADTDTADLALEFMDFVLQPEQQAEIAVRNVQFPAVEDADPGEEFSEYAYEPPEPVTHTYDELQGKVDEWIEQWARQIAGP is encoded by the coding sequence ATGAGACGCCGAACGTTCCTCAGGACCGCGGGTGTCGGCTCGGTCGTCGCGCTAGCGGGCTGTGCCGGAGACGGCGACCAGAACGGGACACCGAGTGACACTCAGCAGGACGGGACATCGGGCGATGGCCCACAGAACGGGACGACGACCACAGGCAACCGGGAACGGACGCTCACGGTCGCCACCTACTCGTCATTCACCGGCGACGACACGGCCGGCAACTACCTCAAGTCGGCGTTCGAGGACGAACGCGACGGCGTGACCGTCGAGTTCGAGGTGCCGGAGAACGGGCTCAACCAGTACATCCTGCAGAAACAACAGGGGTCGAACGTCAGCGCCGACATGTACGTCGGGCTGAACACGGCCGAACTCGTCCGCGCCGAAGACGGGCTCGACGCGGAGCTGTTTCTCGACTCGCGGGGCGAGCTCGACCGGGCCGACGCGATCAAGCCGGACCTGGAGATCGACCCCGAGGGACGGGCGGTCACCTACGACACCGGCTACATCACGCTCGTCTACGACGAGGACGAGGTCGACCCGCCGGCGACGTTCGACGAGTTGCTCGAGCCGGCCTACGAGGACGCGTTGATCACCCAGAACGCCCAGCAGTCCGATCCCGGCCGGGCGTTCCTGCTGTGGACGATCGCCGATCAGGGCGAAGACGAGTATCTCGACTACTGGCAGGGACTGCTCGACAACGGCGTCCGGATCCTCAGCGACTGGGAGCCCGCCTACAACGCCTACCTCGACGGGAGCGCGCCGATGGTCGTCTCCTACTCGACCGATCAGGTGTACTATCACGGTCCCGACGTGGACATGTCCCGCCATCAGGTCGGGTTCATCGAGGATCAGGGGTACGCCAATCCCGAGGCGATGGCCCGCTTTGCCGACACCGACACCGCGGATCTTGCGCTTGAGTTCATGGACTTCGTTCTGCAGCCCGAACAGCAGGCCGAGATCGCGGTCCGAAACGTCCAGTTCCCGGCCGTCGAGGACGCCGACCCCGGCGAGGAGTTCTCCGAGTACGCATACGAACCGCCCGAACCCGTCACCCACACCTACGACGAACTGCAGGGCAAAGTCGACGAATGGATCGAGCAGTGGGCCCGACAGATCGCCGGCCCGTGA